A region of Haliotis asinina isolate JCU_RB_2024 chromosome 7, JCU_Hal_asi_v2, whole genome shotgun sequence DNA encodes the following proteins:
- the LOC137291726 gene encoding uncharacterized protein → MGNVPSSPDVPTTNARCTVYIWLSEAESVGHGSVELDNGTYISWWTKNGKGLNTLAAGSEERTLQVDIRDKGREPDCVLELPPFIVLDQHAMEQWWMEFKESGMWKFMTNCCWVVKEALVVGGIKNYSNIEGLIINIDNPSDLLFSMSKIPATDTKTGKPLLTGEGCMKGHVLTHMRLVKSYHVFPLGWFKLTSQSNSVQVKA, encoded by the coding sequence ATGGGCAACGTCCCATCGTCACCCGACGTTCCAACGACCAACGCCAGATGCACCGTATACATCTGGCTCTCGGAGGCTGAAAGTGTGGGTCATGGATCGGTGGAACTTGACAACGGAACCTACATCAGCTGGTGGACAAAGAACGGGAAGGGTTTGAATACTTTAGCCGCCGGAAGTGAAGAGCGAACCCTACAAGTTGACATCAGAGACAAGGGCAGGGAGCCGGACTGTGTTctggagttgcctcccttcatTGTGCTGGACCAGCATGCCATGGAACAATGGTGGATGGAGTTCAAGGAATCAGGCATGTGGAAATTCATGACGAACTGTTGTTGGGTGGTCAAAGAGGCTCTAGTTGTTGGCGGTATTAAGAATTATTCCAACATTGAGGGGCTGATCATCAACATAGATAACCCTTCCGACCTATTGTTCAGCATGAGCAAGATTCCTGCAACTGACACAAAGACAGGCAAACCATTATTGACTGGTGAAGGTTGCATGAAAGGACATGTGCTAACTCACATGAGGCTAGTGAAGTCGTATCATGTGTTTCCACTGGGGTGGTTTAAGCTAACTTCTCAGAGCAACAGCGTGCAGGTGAAGGCTTGA